One segment of Chryseobacterium turcicum DNA contains the following:
- a CDS encoding TonB-dependent receptor, with product MYQKLTPKQKALTINLDPTIYGTFAEIGAGQETVRHFFRAGGASGTIAKAMSAYDKDFSDAIYGKEVKNRYVTQNRLRKMLRYEVSLIEERISRDTNPGRKYFSYANTVTTINFDKTVKGHGWVGIRFQVKENEDYNEIVIHVKFKENDATLQQETLGNLGVNLIYGAYNYYDNPRRLIESLYDEVTTDNLEIDMIDFSGPAFAYVDNRLMSLQLVKNNMTDAVIFNAEGNNMLPADILYKKNIFAVRGSFRPVTKVNIDMIRNGMEMFLKDAICTQEETEVLIEITISNLRADGDIDERDFLDRVDVLGKLGYTVIISNFSEYYRLIDYFSHYTNGDIGVTMGVNNLLMVFDEKYYKDLSGGILEAFGKFFRNGMRVYLYPYKDPETHELLDSSTLKVEENLKELYKYFKHNNRIVDITSFNPEFLEIYSREILRKIACNISGWENQVPDGVAEMIKERGMFGFKNELSLRQFS from the coding sequence TGTATCAGAAATTAACTCCTAAACAAAAAGCATTAACAATTAATCTAGATCCTACTATTTATGGTACTTTCGCAGAGATTGGAGCAGGGCAGGAAACTGTACGACACTTTTTTAGAGCAGGGGGGGCTTCCGGTACAATTGCTAAGGCAATGTCGGCTTACGACAAAGATTTTAGTGATGCCATCTACGGAAAAGAAGTAAAAAACAGGTATGTTACCCAAAACAGACTTAGAAAAATGCTTCGCTATGAAGTTTCGCTAATAGAAGAAAGAATTTCTAGGGATACTAATCCTGGGAGAAAATACTTTTCTTATGCAAATACGGTAACAACGATTAATTTTGATAAAACTGTAAAAGGTCACGGTTGGGTCGGAATTCGTTTTCAGGTGAAAGAAAATGAAGATTACAACGAGATTGTAATTCACGTAAAATTCAAAGAAAATGATGCTACGCTGCAACAAGAGACTCTTGGAAACCTTGGTGTAAATCTTATTTACGGTGCATACAATTATTATGATAACCCAAGAAGGTTGATAGAATCTCTTTATGATGAGGTTACTACAGACAATCTTGAGATTGATATGATCGATTTCAGCGGTCCGGCTTTTGCGTATGTTGACAATAGACTGATGTCTTTGCAGTTGGTGAAAAACAATATGACCGATGCTGTAATTTTTAATGCTGAAGGGAATAATATGCTTCCTGCGGATATTTTATACAAGAAAAATATTTTTGCAGTAAGAGGAAGTTTCAGACCGGTGACAAAAGTAAATATAGACATGATCCGCAACGGAATGGAAATGTTCCTGAAAGATGCTATTTGTACCCAAGAAGAAACTGAGGTTCTTATTGAAATTACCATCTCAAACCTGCGTGCAGACGGAGATATTGATGAAAGAGACTTTTTGGATCGTGTAGATGTTTTAGGTAAATTAGGTTATACCGTTATTATATCAAACTTCTCAGAATATTACAGATTGATCGATTATTTCTCACATTATACCAATGGAGATATTGGGGTAACAATGGGGGTAAATAACTTATTGATGGTATTCGATGAGAAATATTATAAAGATCTTTCCGGAGGTATTTTGGAAGCTTTTGGTAAGTTTTTCAGAAACGGAATGAGAGTGTATCTATATCCGTATAAAGATCCTGAAACCCACGAATTATTAGATTCTTCAACCCTAAAAGTAGAAGAAAATCTAAAAGAGTTGTACAAATATTTCAAACATAACAACCGTATTGTAGATATTACAAGCTTCAATCCGGAGTTTTTGGAAATATATTCAAGAGAAATTCTAAGAAAAATTGCATGCAATATCAGCGGTTGGGAAAACCAGGTTCCGGATGGTGTTGCTGAAATGATAAAAGAAAGAGGAATGTTCGGATTTAAAAATGAGCTTTCTCTGAGACAATTTTCATAA